GGTCCGGTTTCAACAGCAGCCTGCCTCCACTTGTGTTTGGCATCAGCTCTTGTCGGGGTACAAGAGCTACCGCGTCCACCGATGACGAGTCTTACCGATGTCTTTCCGGTTCAGATGCCATTTGCTGACGGCTATCTGCTTCCACCTGAAGGCCCTGGGCTTGGTATTGAGTTCAATGAAGATGCGCTCGTCAATACTACGTCACCGGCTCCGAGCCCTCCTTCTGGTTACCAAAGGGACGATGGGGCGTATACTAACTGGTAGATTGATTTTCTAGCTTAGGGGCGGTTTATATGGGTAGTAATCGTCGAAATTTTCGATCTGCATAGCGACTTAGGTGACGATAACGAAGAATTTACTTGGAAAGACAACTAAATTCTGGTAAAATTAGGGATGAAGTTGGTTTCTGACGGAAACAACAGCGGTTACACCCACCCAAAAACAGGAATAATAGCGTATTGCAGAACCAAGAATCCTTAAAAATACCGATACAGAGCACCACAGAAGCCCAAGTGCTTTTTGGGCAATCTGATGCCTTTCTGAACATTGTCGAAGCGCGTTTTAACGTCAAAGTGCTATTAAAGAGCGAAGGTTTGGAGATCACCGGCAATAGCTTTGATGACGTTAATCGTGTAACGAAAACCTTTGAGTCGTTACTTCATCTCATCCGGAGTGGGCAATCCATCAATGCAAATGATGTCAAATACGCGATTCGCACTTCCAAAGGAGATGCGCCCGTCCAGTTGGAAAAAGCAGCCAATGAAGCTATCTCTGTCTTTTCCAAGCGCGGTGTTGTGCGACCGAAAACCCCTACCCAGAAACGCTATGTGGCCGCAATCAAATCGTATGATCTCGTCTTTGGCATCGGTCCTGCCGGAACCGGAAAAACATACCTTGCTATGGCGATGGCGGTTTCTGCCTTGAAAAGTGGACAGGTCAGCCGAATCATCCTCACCCGACCCGCGGTAGAAGCGGGCGAAAGGCTCGGTTTTTTACCCGGCGATATCGAAGCGAAAATTAACCCCTATCTACGTCCTTTATACGACGCACTCTACGATATGGTGCCGCCCGAATCTCTTGAGCGTTATGTTGAGCGTAATGTGATTGAGGTGGCTCCGATCGCCTTCATGCGTGGCCGAACGCTGAATAACTCGTTTGTCGTTCTTGATGAAGCACAAAATGCAACCATTGAGCAGATGAAGATGTTTCTCACACGACTTGGGTTCGATTCCAGAGCCGTTATCACCGGAGACATAACGCAAACAGACTTACCGACCGGGACAAGGTCGGGGCTTGTTGATGCACAGTCGGTACTGTCAAATATTGACGGTATCGCATTCATCCACTTTTCAAAAGAGGATGTTGTCCGACACGAACTGGTACAGCAAATCGTAGAAGCCTACGAGGAGCGCGATGCCCAAAGGTTAAGGAAAACCAATAGCATCTAGCTTCGACCAGCAAATAAAATGGTATTCATTAACAACAAATGTCAAAATATTGATTTTAATGAAGCGATTGTTTATAATGCGACGTTGACCACGCTAAAGGCTCACGATTCTGCTGATTGTGAAGTGAGCATTCTTCTAACGGATGATGCCGAGATTCAGGTGCTGAACCACCAATATCGCCACATTGATGAACCCACTGATGTACTCGCCTTTTCGATGCGAGAAGGCATCGGTGGAGATTTGAACCCTCAACTGCTTGGTGATTTGGTCATATCTGTTCCAACAGCCCGACGCCAATCAATCATGCATGGGCATTCACTTGATATCGAGCTA
Above is a window of Candidatus Poribacteria bacterium DNA encoding:
- a CDS encoding PhoH family protein, with translation MQNQESLKIPIQSTTEAQVLFGQSDAFLNIVEARFNVKVLLKSEGLEITGNSFDDVNRVTKTFESLLHLIRSGQSINANDVKYAIRTSKGDAPVQLEKAANEAISVFSKRGVVRPKTPTQKRYVAAIKSYDLVFGIGPAGTGKTYLAMAMAVSALKSGQVSRIILTRPAVEAGERLGFLPGDIEAKINPYLRPLYDALYDMVPPESLERYVERNVIEVAPIAFMRGRTLNNSFVVLDEAQNATIEQMKMFLTRLGFDSRAVITGDITQTDLPTGTRSGLVDAQSVLSNIDGIAFIHFSKEDVVRHELVQQIVEAYEERDAQRLRKTNSI
- the ybeY gene encoding rRNA maturation RNase YbeY encodes the protein MVFINNKCQNIDFNEAIVYNATLTTLKAHDSADCEVSILLTDDAEIQVLNHQYRHIDEPTDVLAFSMREGIGGDLNPQLLGDLVISVPTARRQSIMHGHSLDIELAILSVHGILHLLGYDHQTPEEAEIMFEEQETMLRLISA